The DNA sequence GCCGCCATCGACCGCAGCTACGAGGAGGACGGCACGCTGACGCCGCGCAGCCTCCCGGGCGCCGTGCTCCACGACGTCGACGAGATCGTCGCGCGCACCCTCCGCATGGTCCACGAGGGGACGATCGTCACTCGCGCGGGCACCGTTATCCCGGTGGAGCTGGACTCGATCCTGCTGCACGGCGACGGCGACCACGCGCTCGAGCTCGCGCACCGGGTACGCTCCGAGCTCGTCGCCTCCGGGGTCGAGCTGGCGCCGTTCAAGGATGCCCTCGCGAGCAGAGCGGCCTGACGCGATGAAGCTCAGGATCCTCCCGTGCGGCGAAGCCGCACTCCGCCTGATCGTCGACGACGCGACCGACGACGAGCAGTGGAGCGTCGTCCACCGGGTCGCCGACTGGCTCGGCGAGAACCCGGTGGCCGGCGTGTACGGCTCGGTGCCGACGTACGACTCGCTGCTGGTGGAGTTCGACGCCAGCTGCCAGAACTTCGCATCGCTCGAACCGCTGCTGCGCCTGATGGCGCGGGACGCTCTCGACGGCGAGCAGGCCGGGAGCCACCTGCCGACCCGCTTCACGCTCCCCGTCGTGTACGGCGGCGAGTTCGGCCCCGACCTCGGCTTCGTCGCCGACCACCTGGGCATCACGGAGGCGGAGGTCATCGCGCTCCACACACTCGAAGAGCGGACGGTGCGCTGCCTGGGCGGTCCCGCCGCGTCGTGCATGGTCGACGGTCCGGCATTCAGCCGTCCGATCCCTCGGCTGGCCGATCCCCGGCTCGAGGTCCCGCCGAACGCGATCTCGGTGGCCGGCAAGCAGGGAGTGATCGGGCCGGTGCGCGCTCCGAGCGGGTGGCGGTTGATCGGTCTCAGCCCCGTCGAGATCATGGATCGCTCCACGCCGACCCTCGTGCCGTACCGGCCGGGCGACATCATCCGCTTCACCGCCATCGACGCGTCCGAGTGGGACGCGTACGCGGGCGTGCACCTCTGGGAGCTGGCCGCCTGATGCAGATCCTCGCCGCGGGCTTCGCCGCCGTCACCGACCTCGGGCGATTCCAGGGCCCGTCTCTGGGCCTCTCCGTCAACGGAGCGCTCGACCAGCTGTCGGCACGCACGGCCAACATCCTCGTCGGCAACGCCGACAACGCTGCACTGATCGAGCTCACCGCGAGCGAGCTCGTCTTCGTCTGCGACTCGGACCAGCTCGTCTCCGTCACCGGAGCGGATGTCGAGGTGCGCGTCGACGGGATGCTCAGCCCCATGCGCACGCCGCTGAGCGTCCGCGCGGGCTGGACGGTGAGCGTCCGCGTCCTCGGTCGCGGACTGCGCGCCTACATCGCCGTGCACGGCGGACTGCAAGCGCCGACGCTGCTCGGCAGCTGCGCACCGGACAGCATGATCGGGTTCGGGATCCGGCTGACGGCGGGCGACGACATCCCGGAGCAGGGCCACGGCTGCGCCGTGCCGACGAACCCCTTCCTCGGCGGCGCCGTGTTCAGCTTCGACGTCCCGGCGACCGCATACGACAGCCGGCCGGTCATCCCGGTCACCGACGGCCCCGACCTGGAGGAGTTCGGCGCGAGCGCGGCCCTCCTGTACAGCGACGTCTTCTCCGTCGGGGCGCGCAGCAACCACGTCGGCCTCAGGCTCTCCGGCCGGCCGCCGCACCGCGAGACGACAGGGGAAGTGCTCTCACGCGGCGTCCCGGTCGGCGCGATCGAGGTGCCGTCGACCACCGACCTGCTCCTGCTGCACCGCGGACGCGGCGTGACGGCGGGCTATCCCGTCCTCGCCGTGGTCACCGGCGCTGGGCTGGACCGTGTGGCGCAGTTGCGTCCGGGCGACATCGTCCGTTTCCGCCGCTCGACCCTCGACGCGGCCACCCAGACCCACCTCGAGCAGCATCTCGCCGTGGAGCGGTTCCGCCAGCACTGCTGGAACGCGCTGCGCGAGAACGGGATCGACGACCTCGGCGTCGGCGATCTGTCACAGACCGAACTGATCAGCACCAACTGAAGGAGATCGAATCCCATGATCCACGTGCGCACCAGCATCGAGCGGCCCGACGCGGACATCGTCGCCCGGCTCGGCGTCTTCTCGGCCGCGACCATCCACGAGGCCCAGGGCCGCAAAGGCGCCCTGTCCCACCGGATCAAGCCGCTCGCGGACTCGATGGAGTTCTGCGGGCCGGCCGTGACCGTGCAGGCGAGCCCCGGCGACA is a window from the Leifsonia shinshuensis genome containing:
- a CDS encoding 5-oxoprolinase subunit B family protein; the protein is MKLRILPCGEAALRLIVDDATDDEQWSVVHRVADWLGENPVAGVYGSVPTYDSLLVEFDASCQNFASLEPLLRLMARDALDGEQAGSHLPTRFTLPVVYGGEFGPDLGFVADHLGITEAEVIALHTLEERTVRCLGGPAASCMVDGPAFSRPIPRLADPRLEVPPNAISVAGKQGVIGPVRAPSGWRLIGLSPVEIMDRSTPTLVPYRPGDIIRFTAIDASEWDAYAGVHLWELAA
- a CDS encoding 5-oxoprolinase subunit C family protein, with translation MQILAAGFAAVTDLGRFQGPSLGLSVNGALDQLSARTANILVGNADNAALIELTASELVFVCDSDQLVSVTGADVEVRVDGMLSPMRTPLSVRAGWTVSVRVLGRGLRAYIAVHGGLQAPTLLGSCAPDSMIGFGIRLTAGDDIPEQGHGCAVPTNPFLGGAVFSFDVPATAYDSRPVIPVTDGPDLEEFGASAALLYSDVFSVGARSNHVGLRLSGRPPHRETTGEVLSRGVPVGAIEVPSTTDLLLLHRGRGVTAGYPVLAVVTGAGLDRVAQLRPGDIVRFRRSTLDAATQTHLEQHLAVERFRQHCWNALRENGIDDLGVGDLSQTELISTN